One window of Arthrobacter oryzae genomic DNA carries:
- a CDS encoding alpha/beta hydrolase: MTMNTDGTKKTAIRATLAEDGVSRRGLMKLTGAGAAVLGLSGVAGMATADAATAAPGTSRNDLEPGDTSNGADNFYTSDQVTVRKISFKNQYQMKVVGNLFVPNNLDRRLSNPALVVGHPMGAVKEQSANLYATKMAEQGYVTLSFDLSFWGESAGKPGNAVSPDIYAEDFSAAVDYLRSLTFVDGERVGAIGVCGSGSFVLSAAKIDPRIKAIATVSMYDMGAANRDGLRKSVSLEQRKEFIAQAAAQRDVEFAGGAIEYTGGTPEVLTAESTAVDREFYDFYRTARGWCPNTTTHPALATNTKFMTFYPFNDMDLLAPRPLLFIAGDQAHSREFSEEAHRRATGPKELFWVPGAGHVDLYDRTGLIPFDKLTSFFRSTLV; the protein is encoded by the coding sequence ATGACTATGAACACTGACGGAACCAAGAAGACCGCCATCCGTGCCACTCTGGCAGAGGACGGCGTTTCGCGCCGGGGACTCATGAAACTGACGGGCGCCGGTGCCGCCGTGCTCGGACTCTCCGGTGTGGCCGGGATGGCAACGGCCGATGCTGCCACCGCGGCACCTGGCACTTCCCGCAACGACCTGGAACCAGGAGACACCTCTAACGGTGCGGACAACTTTTACACAAGTGACCAGGTCACGGTGCGGAAGATCTCCTTCAAGAACCAGTACCAGATGAAGGTTGTGGGCAATCTCTTCGTACCGAACAACCTGGACCGCAGGCTCAGCAACCCGGCGCTGGTGGTGGGCCACCCGATGGGCGCCGTGAAGGAACAGAGCGCCAACCTCTACGCGACCAAGATGGCGGAGCAGGGATACGTCACACTTTCATTCGACCTCTCGTTCTGGGGAGAGAGCGCCGGCAAGCCCGGAAACGCAGTTTCACCGGACATCTACGCGGAGGACTTCAGCGCCGCGGTGGATTACCTGCGTTCGCTGACCTTCGTGGACGGGGAACGTGTTGGCGCCATCGGCGTCTGCGGCAGCGGCAGCTTCGTCCTCAGCGCGGCCAAGATCGATCCGCGCATCAAGGCCATTGCCACGGTGAGCATGTACGACATGGGAGCGGCCAACCGCGACGGCCTCCGCAAGTCCGTGAGCCTGGAGCAGCGCAAGGAGTTCATTGCGCAGGCTGCCGCGCAGCGGGACGTCGAGTTCGCCGGCGGAGCGATCGAGTATACGGGCGGTACCCCGGAGGTGCTCACTGCAGAGTCCACCGCGGTGGACCGGGAGTTTTACGATTTCTACCGGACCGCCCGCGGCTGGTGCCCGAACACGACGACGCATCCCGCCCTGGCCACCAACACGAAGTTTATGACGTTCTACCCGTTCAACGACATGGACCTCCTCGCACCGCGCCCGCTGCTGTTCATCGCCGGCGACCAGGCGCACTCCCGTGAATTCAGCGAGGAAGCCCATCGGCGTGCCACCGGCCCGAAGGAACTCTTCTGGGTCCCGGGTGCCGGGCATGTGGACCTGTACGACCGTACCGGCCTCATTCCCTTCGACAAGCTCACGAGTTTCTTCCGCTCGACGCTGGTCTGA
- a CDS encoding DUF6644 family protein, translating to MPEWLELILRWLQDCTLGDAVRSTPFMYPTLESLHILGIAVLVGPAFAFDLRLLGVGRRLVSVTKAARYLLPVSHLGLAIAVVTGILMFSAQAVGVAGSGAAPWKLGLLLLAGLNVLVFHRGVYHRVDALADADATPVAARISAIVSMSTWTGVIFAGRFLAYI from the coding sequence ATGCCTGAATGGCTTGAACTGATCCTGCGCTGGCTGCAGGACTGCACGCTCGGTGACGCCGTGCGTTCCACCCCCTTCATGTATCCGACGCTCGAAAGCCTCCACATCCTCGGCATCGCTGTGCTCGTCGGCCCGGCTTTCGCCTTTGACCTCCGGCTGCTGGGCGTCGGGCGTCGCCTGGTGTCCGTCACGAAGGCCGCACGTTATCTCCTGCCGGTGTCCCACCTCGGCCTGGCCATCGCCGTCGTAACAGGCATCTTGATGTTCAGCGCGCAGGCCGTCGGCGTCGCCGGCTCCGGTGCTGCGCCGTGGAAGCTCGGACTCCTGCTCCTGGCTGGGCTGAACGTCCTCGTGTTTCACCGCGGTGTCTACCATCGAGTCGATGCGTTGGCGGATGCCGACGCGACACCCGTCGCGGCCCGTATCTCGGCGATCGTATCGATGTCGACATGGACGGGCGTGATCTTCGCGGGACGATTCCTGGCCTACATCTGA
- a CDS encoding SDR family NAD(P)-dependent oxidoreductase, whose amino-acid sequence MTLNTTPLTRRGLLLTGAALGAGILAGCTSTPPQDASTPAATDAAPNPTGTPATGVQAQGDRYGVGLYNTRQVADELVWIGEEVQSFKGGEHKRVLITGSTAGAGQLAAAYLLKRGHTVVAHARNEQRAADVHRDLPGLEDVVIGDLLDLEQTRALAGQINALGGFDVIIHNAGEYGLPDGELLNSNSLSPYLLTALVTPPQQLSYLSSDLHLGGGLRLDEVRSGEGIGYGDSKLHMAMIATAAARVWPDRQINAVAPGWIPTLMGFHNGNTTTPDSLRDGYMTQVWLAEGVEPGSDVTGEFLFHQQVETRVNELVHDTQAQDQLLASCAERTGVEFPAES is encoded by the coding sequence ATGACGCTCAATACGACTCCTCTGACCAGACGCGGTCTCCTGTTGACCGGAGCAGCGCTTGGCGCGGGGATTCTGGCAGGCTGCACCAGCACTCCACCGCAGGACGCCTCGACGCCCGCGGCCACGGACGCTGCGCCCAACCCGACCGGGACCCCCGCGACCGGGGTACAGGCTCAAGGCGACCGGTACGGAGTCGGCCTGTACAACACCCGGCAGGTCGCCGACGAGCTGGTGTGGATCGGCGAGGAAGTGCAGTCGTTCAAGGGCGGCGAGCACAAGCGCGTCCTCATCACCGGGTCCACCGCCGGCGCCGGACAGCTCGCGGCCGCCTATCTGCTGAAGCGCGGGCACACCGTCGTCGCGCACGCCCGGAACGAGCAGCGCGCCGCCGACGTGCACCGCGACCTGCCGGGCCTCGAGGACGTCGTGATCGGCGACCTTCTCGACCTCGAACAGACGAGGGCGTTGGCCGGGCAGATCAACGCCCTCGGCGGGTTCGACGTCATCATCCACAATGCCGGCGAGTACGGCCTTCCCGACGGCGAGCTGCTCAACTCCAACTCCCTCTCGCCTTACCTCCTCACCGCGCTGGTGACCCCGCCGCAACAGCTGAGCTACCTCAGCTCCGACCTGCACCTCGGCGGCGGCCTGAGGCTCGACGAGGTGCGCTCGGGCGAGGGTATCGGCTACGGCGACAGCAAGCTGCACATGGCGATGATCGCGACCGCCGCAGCCCGCGTCTGGCCCGACCGGCAGATCAACGCCGTCGCGCCCGGCTGGATCCCCACCCTGATGGGCTTCCACAACGGCAACACCACCACGCCCGACAGCCTGCGCGACGGCTACATGACCCAGGTCTGGCTCGCAGAGGGAGTGGAGCCCGGCAGCGACGTCACCGGCGAGTTCCTCTTCCACCAGCAGGTCGAGACGCGCGTGAACGAGCTCGTGCACGACACCCAGGCGCAAGACCAGCTGCTGGCCTCCTGCGCCGAGCGGACTGGCGTCGAATTCCCCGCAGAAAGCTGA
- a CDS encoding aldo/keto reductase, whose amino-acid sequence MRIAGDSNEQIRSLYTASRDAGIDFFDHADLYGFNHPGGGFHLCERRFAEALRLRPSERDQIVLQTKTSIVDDPWGYDQSYEHIVSSAEESLKALGTDYLDVLLLHRPDALVEPEEVARAFDHLQSSGKVRAFGVSNHTPRQIELLKTAVRQPIVANQVQLSVTHSTIIAQGLSSNMTGFDDSITRDGGGLVDYARINKITLQAWSPFQKGFQDGVFLGSPDYPELNAELDRLAAKYQVTPTAIAVAWITRHPAGMQVVLGTTKPQRVADAAAGSDIPLTRSEWYGLIQAAGHNVP is encoded by the coding sequence ATGCGCATCGCCGGCGACTCCAACGAACAGATCCGTTCCCTCTATACGGCATCCCGGGATGCCGGGATCGACTTCTTCGACCACGCGGACCTGTACGGGTTCAACCACCCCGGCGGCGGCTTCCACCTGTGCGAGCGCCGCTTCGCCGAGGCCCTGCGGCTGCGCCCGTCCGAGCGCGATCAGATCGTCCTTCAGACCAAGACCAGCATCGTCGACGACCCTTGGGGCTACGACCAGTCCTACGAGCACATCGTGTCCTCAGCCGAGGAGTCCCTGAAGGCACTGGGCACCGACTATCTCGACGTGCTGCTGCTGCACCGCCCCGACGCGCTCGTGGAGCCTGAAGAAGTCGCCCGCGCCTTCGACCACCTCCAGTCCAGCGGGAAGGTGCGCGCCTTCGGCGTCTCCAACCACACCCCGCGTCAGATCGAACTGCTGAAGACCGCGGTGAGGCAGCCGATCGTGGCGAACCAGGTGCAACTGTCGGTCACGCACTCCACGATCATTGCCCAGGGCCTGTCGTCGAACATGACCGGCTTCGACGACTCGATCACCCGCGACGGCGGTGGGCTGGTCGATTACGCGCGGATCAACAAGATCACCCTGCAGGCCTGGTCGCCCTTCCAGAAGGGCTTCCAGGACGGCGTCTTCCTTGGCTCGCCCGACTACCCGGAGCTGAACGCCGAGCTCGACCGGCTCGCCGCGAAGTACCAGGTCACGCCGACGGCGATCGCGGTCGCGTGGATCACCCGTCACCCCGCGGGCATGCAGGTCGTGCTCGGCACCACGAAGCCGCAGCGTGTCGCCGACGCTGCGGCAGGCTCCGACATCCCGCTGACGCGGAGCGAGTGGTACGGGCTGATCCAGGCCGCGGGCCACAACGTCCCCTGA
- a CDS encoding PQQ-dependent sugar dehydrogenase, whose translation MNPIQRALLAPAAIGASLLVAACTATPEATQGSPSETSQVAAPSGPSAPASAAIMADAPKTVATGLDAPWSVVFRDGTPLVSERDSGRILELSATGAARTLGSVPGVAGIGEGGLLGLAVDGRGRLYVYSTGAEGNRIQRFDVTGQPGSLALGEPETLLDGIAAASYHDGGRMAFGPDGMLYISTGDAGQRDSAQDLASLNGKILRMTPDGGIPEDNPFPGSLVYSYGHRNPQGFAWAADGTMFSTEFGHNAWDELNIITAGANYGWPAAEGITNTEGFTDPVQQWAPAEASPSGLVHIDGTLFIANLRGQVLRAVPVAEPSTSESYLDGGFCRIRDVAEAPDGMLWFVTNNTDGRGTPGPDDDRILSVKPERK comes from the coding sequence TTGAACCCCATCCAGAGAGCGCTGCTGGCGCCTGCCGCCATCGGGGCCAGCCTCCTGGTGGCGGCATGCACTGCAACGCCGGAAGCAACGCAAGGTTCGCCGTCAGAGACTTCACAGGTTGCGGCGCCAAGCGGCCCGTCAGCCCCGGCCAGTGCAGCCATCATGGCGGATGCTCCAAAAACCGTGGCCACCGGTTTGGATGCGCCGTGGTCCGTAGTGTTCCGCGACGGCACACCGTTGGTCAGTGAACGGGACAGCGGGCGCATCCTCGAACTCAGCGCCACTGGCGCTGCGCGCACACTGGGAAGCGTTCCGGGTGTTGCTGGCATAGGGGAGGGTGGCCTATTGGGGCTGGCTGTAGACGGCCGCGGCCGCCTGTATGTGTACTCGACCGGGGCCGAGGGAAACCGTATCCAGCGCTTTGACGTCACCGGACAGCCCGGTTCCCTGGCGCTTGGAGAGCCAGAAACGCTGCTCGACGGTATTGCCGCTGCGAGCTATCACGACGGTGGCCGCATGGCCTTTGGGCCCGACGGCATGCTTTACATCTCCACGGGCGACGCTGGCCAGCGGGACAGTGCCCAGGACCTGGCCTCGCTGAACGGTAAGATCCTGCGGATGACCCCGGACGGCGGTATTCCCGAGGACAACCCCTTTCCGGGATCGCTTGTCTACAGCTACGGGCACCGCAATCCGCAGGGGTTCGCATGGGCAGCGGATGGCACCATGTTCTCGACCGAATTCGGCCACAACGCATGGGACGAACTCAATATCATCACCGCAGGCGCCAACTATGGCTGGCCGGCCGCGGAAGGGATCACGAACACCGAAGGTTTCACTGACCCCGTGCAGCAGTGGGCGCCGGCCGAGGCCAGCCCCAGCGGCCTGGTCCACATTGACGGGACCCTGTTTATCGCGAACCTCCGTGGTCAGGTCCTGCGGGCTGTTCCCGTTGCGGAACCTTCGACGTCGGAGAGCTACCTCGACGGCGGATTCTGCCGTATCCGGGACGTTGCTGAAGCCCCGGACGGGATGCTCTGGTTTGTCACCAACAACACGGACGGGAGAGGTACCCCAGGGCCCGACGACGATCGCATCCTCAGCGTGAAACCCGAGAGAAAGTGA
- a CDS encoding GntR family transcriptional regulator, with amino-acid sequence MNTTNVFSSKGSLAYSELRRLILSGGLNPGSRISQYELADSMQMSITPLREAIRRLASEGLIVMDTHRDSRVASMSAAEARELLEVRLSLEPSATELAAARRTEADIAAMRAAAEKLLPVTRVWGEDAITVHREFHRAVYAASHNEVMIKLLDDLWDKSDRYRRIGLELPSGDEPRTIDLNQHHQILELVIAGDGPGAADLARTHIAHSLTASVTGALEERENVQTDNLEKTA; translated from the coding sequence TCTTTTCCAGTAAGGGCAGCCTGGCGTACAGCGAACTGCGCCGTCTCATCCTCTCCGGCGGCCTGAATCCTGGCTCGCGCATCTCCCAGTACGAGCTGGCGGACAGTATGCAGATGAGCATCACTCCTTTGCGTGAAGCTATCCGCCGGCTCGCCAGCGAGGGCCTGATCGTCATGGACACCCACAGGGATTCCCGCGTGGCCAGCATGAGTGCCGCCGAAGCGCGCGAACTCCTTGAAGTCCGTCTCTCTCTTGAACCATCGGCAACGGAGCTGGCAGCAGCCCGCAGGACAGAAGCTGATATCGCGGCAATGCGTGCCGCAGCGGAGAAGCTCCTGCCCGTCACACGGGTCTGGGGTGAGGACGCCATTACTGTGCACCGGGAATTTCACCGCGCCGTTTACGCCGCTTCGCACAATGAGGTCATGATCAAACTCCTGGACGATCTATGGGATAAATCCGATCGCTACCGCCGCATCGGCCTGGAGCTTCCCTCCGGTGATGAGCCCCGGACCATCGACCTGAACCAGCACCACCAGATACTCGAGCTCGTCATCGCCGGAGACGGCCCCGGTGCGGCGGACCTCGCGCGGACCCACATCGCCCACAGCCTCACAGCGTCCGTAACCGGAGCGCTGGAAGAACGCGAGAACGTCCAAACCGACAACCTGGAGAAAACCGCCTAG
- a CDS encoding nuclear transport factor 2 family protein has product MSRADQSTADFLTEYFAVMEKKDYERLGDYYADDITLTFANAPTVKGKDVVLAQMAAIGGKVESLAHPLINVWQEEDGVVVFEVDSAWHFLDGVDVTIRACSIFTITNGKFTDQRIYVDNTPINSYFS; this is encoded by the coding sequence ATGTCCCGTGCCGACCAGAGCACCGCAGACTTCCTGACCGAGTACTTCGCAGTCATGGAGAAGAAGGATTACGAACGTCTCGGCGACTACTACGCCGACGACATCACCCTGACCTTCGCCAACGCCCCGACCGTCAAAGGCAAGGACGTCGTGCTGGCGCAGATGGCCGCGATCGGCGGCAAAGTCGAGTCCCTCGCGCACCCGTTGATCAACGTCTGGCAGGAGGAAGACGGCGTCGTCGTGTTCGAGGTCGACAGCGCCTGGCACTTCCTTGACGGAGTCGACGTGACCATCAGGGCCTGCTCGATCTTCACCATCACCAACGGGAAGTTCACCGACCAGCGCATCTACGTCGACAACACCCCCATCAACTCATACTTCAGCTAA
- a CDS encoding MGDG synthase family glycosyltransferase yields MRRTSARGPDAAGRERVLILSAGVGAGHNSAAAAVQQACAARADIDEVQVLDVLQVSSVLYRTLLGRGYFVLVEDLPWLVEWGYDINDRPFRRRGPVDPWTRVNALPVIGAIKRFRPTAIICTHFLPAQLLASLLLRGVIDARIAVVTTDYDFQGLWLTGAFHALFLAREEGRVELMALGLPPDRVAATGIPIATQLNVAPARDANEPPMLLISAGATGGDYAVSVVRQTLHMRSSFTATVMCGRNNALRQRIEQLVAPAGDRYRVLGFTAEMPQLLRRADLFVGKPGGLSASECMAAGLPMVLVNTIPGQEVRNGDYLMEQGAAVRCNTPATIGWKIDELLREPGRLQRMQAAARRTGRPNAAADVLTGLLDGPSRPLVVTRAAQKTILAESERRVVATDLTGPSSLVRVVDLAGASTVALLRAEELGDLQKRYATADGGLVLRRGDALMSLRGEQRRLLRAILRGDDELPVRVEGPSPPPRIVPAGPAGHDP; encoded by the coding sequence ATGCGCAGAACGTCGGCACGAGGCCCCGACGCCGCTGGGAGGGAGCGCGTACTTATCCTGTCAGCAGGGGTAGGAGCGGGGCACAACAGCGCCGCGGCGGCGGTGCAGCAGGCGTGTGCCGCGCGCGCCGACATCGACGAGGTGCAGGTGCTGGACGTGCTGCAGGTGAGCAGCGTGCTCTACCGCACACTGCTGGGCAGGGGTTACTTCGTCCTGGTCGAGGATTTGCCCTGGCTGGTCGAGTGGGGCTACGACATCAACGACCGTCCGTTCCGGCGGCGGGGCCCAGTAGACCCCTGGACACGGGTGAACGCTCTTCCGGTGATCGGTGCGATCAAGCGATTCCGGCCGACCGCGATCATCTGCACGCACTTCCTGCCAGCCCAACTGCTGGCGTCACTGCTCCTTCGCGGCGTGATTGACGCGAGGATCGCCGTCGTTACAACGGACTACGACTTCCAGGGCCTATGGCTTACGGGCGCGTTCCACGCGCTCTTCCTGGCCAGGGAGGAGGGGAGGGTGGAACTGATGGCGCTGGGTTTGCCCCCCGACCGCGTCGCGGCCACGGGGATCCCTATCGCTACCCAGCTGAACGTAGCGCCTGCGCGCGATGCAAACGAGCCCCCGATGCTGCTGATCTCGGCGGGTGCGACTGGCGGCGACTATGCCGTCTCGGTCGTGCGGCAGACGCTGCACATGCGCTCGTCCTTCACGGCCACGGTCATGTGCGGACGCAACAATGCGCTGCGGCAGCGTATCGAGCAGCTGGTGGCGCCCGCTGGCGACCGCTACCGCGTGCTCGGCTTCACGGCGGAGATGCCGCAGCTGCTGCGCCGCGCCGACCTGTTTGTGGGCAAGCCGGGCGGCCTGTCGGCGTCGGAGTGTATGGCTGCAGGACTGCCCATGGTGCTTGTGAACACCATCCCGGGGCAGGAGGTTCGCAACGGCGACTACCTGATGGAACAGGGGGCGGCGGTCCGCTGCAACACTCCCGCGACGATCGGCTGGAAGATCGACGAGCTGCTGCGGGAGCCGGGTCGCCTGCAGCGGATGCAGGCGGCGGCGCGGAGAACGGGCCGCCCTAACGCTGCAGCGGACGTGCTGACCGGACTGCTGGACGGGCCGTCCCGTCCCCTGGTCGTGACACGCGCAGCGCAGAAGACGATACTCGCCGAGAGCGAGCGGCGCGTCGTTGCGACGGATCTGACGGGACCCTCCTCGCTGGTCCGCGTGGTCGACTTGGCTGGGGCTAGCACGGTCGCGCTGCTGCGAGCCGAGGAGCTGGGAGATCTGCAGAAGCGGTATGCCACCGCGGACGGGGGTCTGGTACTGCGGCGCGGCGACGCGCTCATGTCGCTCAGGGGAGAGCAGCGGCGGCTGCTCCGCGCCATTCTTCGGGGGGACGACGAGCTGCCCGTCCGCGTCGAGGGGCCCTCGCCACCCCCTCGCATTGTTCCCGCGGGACCGGCCGGACACGATCCCTAA